One stretch of Chryseobacterium fluminis DNA includes these proteins:
- a CDS encoding phytase, translating into MKKSNTIITLSILPFLVNCAGQGQLGIKLQPTTVTETVLHDTDDPALWIDPEDASKSIIIGTDKDTDGGLYAFDLDGKIINKVLGLKRPNNVDIEYGFTLNGKKIDIAAVTERETNKVKLYTLPDLKEVGEFSVFDGEAERGPMGISMYRNPDTGEIYAVVGRKSGPADGYLWQYKLTEKEGKISGEVVRKFGKYSGLKEIESIAVDDEMGYIYYSDEQFGVHQYFADPAKGNEEIAVFGKGDFKSDVEGISIYPTSASTGYILVSNQQKDTFNIYARENPAKGLIAEIPVSTSESDGSEVTNVNLGPKFPKGVFVAMSNGRVFHLYDWRIIEEKIKAHMK; encoded by the coding sequence ATGAAAAAGTCAAATACGATCATCACCTTATCCATTTTGCCATTCTTGGTGAATTGTGCAGGGCAAGGCCAATTAGGAATAAAATTACAGCCAACTACCGTTACAGAAACTGTTTTACATGATACGGATGATCCTGCTCTCTGGATCGATCCGGAGGACGCTTCAAAAAGCATCATTATCGGAACAGACAAGGATACCGACGGCGGATTGTATGCTTTCGATCTGGATGGAAAGATCATTAATAAAGTATTAGGCTTAAAACGTCCGAACAATGTTGATATCGAATATGGTTTTACCTTAAATGGTAAAAAAATCGATATTGCGGCAGTCACCGAAAGAGAAACCAATAAAGTAAAATTATACACTCTTCCTGACCTGAAAGAAGTGGGTGAATTTTCGGTTTTCGATGGGGAGGCAGAGCGCGGACCGATGGGAATTTCGATGTACAGAAATCCTGATACCGGAGAAATCTACGCTGTTGTCGGCAGAAAATCAGGCCCTGCTGACGGCTATCTGTGGCAATATAAGTTAACCGAAAAAGAGGGTAAAATTTCCGGAGAAGTGGTTAGGAAATTTGGAAAGTACAGCGGATTAAAAGAGATCGAAAGCATCGCTGTAGATGATGAGATGGGCTATATCTATTATTCAGACGAACAGTTTGGAGTCCATCAATACTTTGCAGATCCGGCAAAAGGAAATGAAGAAATTGCCGTTTTCGGAAAAGGTGATTTTAAATCTGATGTAGAAGGAATTTCGATCTATCCGACGTCTGCAAGTACAGGATATATATTAGTTTCAAATCAACAGAAAGATACCTTTAACATTTACGCACGCGAAAATCCCGCCAAAGGGTTAATCGCTGAAATTCCTGTTTCAACGAGTGAAAGTGACGGCTCCGAAGTAACAAATGTAAATTTAGGTCCGAAATTTCCGAAAGGCGTATTTGTAGCGATGAGCAACGGAAGAGTTTTCCACTTATATGACTGGCGCATTATTGAAGAAAAAATTAAAGCCCATATGAAATAA